From Pelotomaculum schinkii, the proteins below share one genomic window:
- a CDS encoding ABC transporter permease, giving the protein MNLLESIRLALEGIMVSKLRSFLTTLGIVIGIAAVIAVVAIGQGGRAVLMSEMEKIGTNIFAIYVDWRSSKQVTGREFDLSDIEVIKDKVPDVTHLSPRNQSMADARGPKDIKYAQITGVSSDYPYIRKFDMKEGHFFTEADDAGKRRVAVIDEELAGQIFGRVQALGSKVTVGSTPFLVVGVVAKGESALGFSETPSIYIPIGVWQGMFNTRVQMLEGSAGSKEKVDEAMGQAVQVLERRHRMPGKYASESMEQQMQAANKITGVLTLIIGAIAGISLFVGGIGVMNIMLVSVTERTREIGLRMALGARRRDILVQFLIEAVVLCLLGGITGMALGTGGAYLIAKLAKWPPLVSWWTALLAFAFSAAIGVVFGILPANKAAKLNPIEALRRE; this is encoded by the coding sequence ATGAACCTTTTGGAGAGCATCAGATTGGCTCTGGAGGGGATCATGGTCAGTAAGCTGCGCTCATTTTTGACCACCCTTGGCATCGTGATCGGCATTGCTGCCGTAATTGCGGTGGTTGCCATCGGCCAGGGCGGCAGGGCGGTATTGATGTCGGAGATGGAGAAGATAGGCACCAATATATTCGCCATCTACGTGGACTGGCGGAGCAGCAAGCAGGTCACTGGGCGGGAGTTCGATTTAAGTGATATAGAGGTGATTAAGGATAAGGTGCCTGATGTTACCCACCTTTCCCCCCGGAATCAAAGCATGGCTGACGCAAGGGGCCCCAAGGATATAAAATATGCCCAGATCACAGGCGTTTCTTCTGATTATCCCTATATCCGGAAGTTTGATATGAAGGAAGGCCATTTTTTCACGGAGGCAGATGACGCAGGCAAGCGACGGGTGGCTGTAATCGATGAAGAACTAGCCGGACAGATTTTCGGCAGGGTGCAGGCGCTGGGCAGCAAGGTTACTGTTGGCAGCACCCCTTTCCTGGTGGTGGGGGTGGTGGCAAAGGGGGAATCCGCTCTGGGGTTTAGTGAAACTCCCAGTATATATATACCCATTGGGGTCTGGCAGGGCATGTTCAACACCCGGGTACAGATGCTGGAGGGCAGCGCAGGCTCAAAGGAAAAGGTGGACGAGGCCATGGGCCAGGCCGTGCAGGTACTGGAGCGGCGGCACCGGATGCCCGGCAAGTATGCCAGTGAGAGCATGGAACAACAGATGCAGGCGGCCAACAAGATAACCGGTGTCCTCACCCTGATTATCGGAGCTATCGCTGGGATATCCCTCTTTGTGGGCGGGATTGGTGTGATGAATATTATGCTGGTGTCGGTGACCGAGCGGACCAGGGAGATTGGCCTGCGCATGGCCCTGGGTGCCAGGCGCAGGGATATTCTGGTCCAGTTCCTGATCGAAGCGGTGGTTCTTTGCCTTTTGGGCGGCATTACCGGCATGGCTTTGGGTACCGGTGGAGCTTACCTGATTGCCAAGTTGGCCAAGTGGCCGCCCCTGGTATCCTGGTGGACGGCGCTATTGGCTTTTGCGTTCTCTGCTGCTATCGGTGTGGTGTTCGGAATTTTGCCCGCCAACAAGGCGGCTAAGTTGAACCCCATCGAGGCGCTGAGAAGGGAATAA